In Bacillus cytotoxicus NVH 391-98, the following are encoded in one genomic region:
- a CDS encoding metallophosphoesterase family protein: MDKIAIISDIHGNIPALETVLEDIKLRGIERIFCLGDLVGKGPQSSDVIDIVRKECEQVVMGNWDDFITKPTEFETLKWHQNQLSEEQMDYLRELPFSIEFMMSGKLIRMFHASPRSVYERIQPHATREERMSMFENSHVTQNIEGDRKPDIVCYGDVHQAFVQNFKGKTLCNAGSVGNPLEITQSSYLIFEGIYDQKEPASFSIQLVRLPYNIELAIQIAKECNMPEIDAYIQELTTAQYRGLKK, translated from the coding sequence ATGGATAAAATAGCAATTATTTCAGATATTCACGGCAATATTCCTGCGTTAGAGACAGTTCTTGAAGATATAAAATTAAGAGGGATAGAGCGAATTTTTTGTTTAGGTGACTTAGTAGGGAAAGGGCCGCAGTCTAGCGATGTCATTGATATTGTTCGTAAAGAATGCGAGCAAGTTGTAATGGGAAACTGGGATGACTTCATCACAAAGCCGACTGAATTTGAAACATTAAAGTGGCATCAAAATCAGCTTTCAGAAGAACAAATGGATTATTTAAGAGAACTGCCGTTTTCAATAGAATTTATGATGAGCGGAAAATTGATTCGGATGTTTCATGCTTCGCCTAGAAGTGTATATGAAAGAATTCAGCCACATGCTACAAGAGAAGAGCGGATGAGTATGTTTGAAAATAGTCATGTGACACAAAATATAGAAGGTGATAGAAAGCCAGATATTGTTTGCTATGGAGATGTCCACCAAGCGTTTGTGCAAAACTTTAAAGGAAAAACATTATGTAATGCTGGGAGTGTAGGAAATCCACTTGAGATTACACAATCTTCTTATTTAATCTTTGAAGGTATATATGATCAAAAAGAGCCGGCGAGTTTTTCGATTCAACTTGTCCGCCTCCCATATAACATTGAACTTGCGATACAAATAGCGAAAGAATGTAATATGCCAGAAATTGATGCTTATATACAAGAATTGACGACAGCTCAATATCGCGGATTAAAAAAATAG
- a CDS encoding aminoglycoside phosphotransferase family protein, translated as MVKCTVISKGFSPDQKYKIELENRERYFIKVCDRVARKRKEEEYGYMSRLELLAIPMPKLLHVVNLDSCNQCVQVFEWMEGEDGKDILAKLTKKEQYIAGKRAGEVLKAIHTVKEKNVEESWKTLRWNKYKKYLQALEEYETDFIDIKQVLTFVETHKHLLQDRPVVFLHDDFHPANLMFYRNEFRAVIDFARFDFGDPIHDFYKLPLFTVDTSVPFAVGQIHGYCEGEPPLHFWKLYALYAAMIFPADIVWTHRITPNLVEKMKIRLRRIVEEHNGFTSYIPNWYKPLINIE; from the coding sequence ATCGTAAAGTGTACCGTTATTTCAAAAGGGTTTTCGCCAGATCAAAAGTATAAAATTGAACTAGAAAACCGTGAGCGTTATTTTATAAAAGTATGTGATCGTGTAGCTCGTAAACGTAAAGAGGAAGAATACGGATATATGAGTCGTTTGGAATTATTAGCGATACCAATGCCTAAACTACTTCATGTTGTAAATCTTGATTCATGCAATCAATGTGTACAAGTGTTTGAATGGATGGAAGGAGAAGATGGAAAAGATATACTTGCTAAATTGACTAAGAAAGAGCAATACATAGCTGGAAAAAGAGCGGGAGAAGTATTAAAGGCAATTCATACTGTGAAGGAAAAGAATGTAGAAGAATCTTGGAAAACGTTACGATGGAATAAATATAAGAAATACTTGCAAGCATTAGAAGAATATGAGACGGATTTTATTGATATAAAACAAGTGTTAACTTTTGTAGAAACTCATAAACATCTATTACAAGACCGTCCGGTTGTATTTTTACATGACGACTTTCACCCAGCGAATCTTATGTTTTATCGTAATGAGTTTCGTGCTGTTATTGACTTTGCAAGATTTGATTTTGGAGATCCAATTCATGATTTTTATAAATTACCTTTGTTTACAGTCGATACGAGTGTACCATTTGCAGTTGGACAAATTCACGGATATTGCGAGGGTGAACCACCGCTTCATTTTTGGAAGTTATATGCCTTGTACGCAGCAATGATTTTTCCCGCAGATATTGTGTGGACACATCGAATCACACCTAACTTAGTAGAGAAAATGAAAATAAGGTTAAGAAGAATTGTAGAAGAGCATAATGGTTTTACATCGTATATTCCAAATTGGTATAAACCTTTAATAAATATAGAATAA
- a CDS encoding VOC family protein — protein MLAFDHLVHAVRCTPKEAERQMKELGFHTVQGGEHTNWGTWNSLSYFDLSYIEFLAVRDEEQAKQADNPLVQETVEKLQNGEGMLQIALRTNRIEELATKFVEKGIQVKGPFEGKRMRNDEHLIEWKMLFVEQEESSPKLPFFIQWEECDTDRRRDLQQCGVIAPHRNDVKEMQTIYYTVKNVCETVERWKELLEVQVNSPQVYKEWNAICQSVFLGNVTIQFCEPIGEGIIQEQLEQNGEYPFAVELQGTHHLKSKKQVLGSVYIY, from the coding sequence ATGTTAGCATTTGATCATCTTGTTCATGCTGTTCGGTGTACACCAAAAGAAGCGGAAAGACAAATGAAGGAACTCGGATTTCATACAGTACAAGGCGGAGAACATACGAACTGGGGAACATGGAATAGTTTAAGTTATTTTGATTTATCGTATATTGAATTTTTAGCAGTTAGGGATGAGGAACAAGCAAAGCAAGCGGATAATCCACTCGTTCAGGAGACTGTGGAGAAACTACAAAATGGAGAAGGAATGCTCCAAATTGCGCTTCGTACAAATCGTATTGAAGAATTAGCTACAAAATTCGTAGAAAAAGGCATACAAGTGAAAGGACCATTCGAAGGTAAACGAATGAGAAATGATGAACATCTCATAGAATGGAAAATGTTATTTGTGGAGCAGGAAGAAAGTAGTCCGAAATTACCGTTCTTTATACAATGGGAAGAATGTGATACAGATAGAAGGAGAGATTTACAACAATGTGGCGTCATTGCACCACATCGTAATGATGTAAAAGAAATGCAAACTATATACTATACTGTGAAAAATGTATGTGAAACCGTGGAACGATGGAAGGAGCTATTGGAAGTACAAGTAAATTCTCCTCAAGTTTATAAAGAATGGAATGCGATTTGTCAAAGTGTATTTCTTGGAAATGTAACGATTCAATTTTGTGAGCCAATCGGTGAAGGGATTATACAGGAACAGTTAGAACAAAATGGGGAATATCCTTTTGCGGTGGAATTACAAGGAACGCATCATCTTAAGAGTAAAAAACAAGTGTTAGGTAGTGTATACATCTATTAA
- the pdxR gene encoding MocR-like pyridoxine biosynthesis transcription factor PdxR, with protein sequence MEWKLDTNSKVPIYQQVVDFIERRIMYGELPPGSFLPSERKLAMHLNINRSTVTTAYNELRAMGIVESATGRGTRVSTHMWGVSPTLTPNWRGFVEGGTFLPNLPLLRHIREQVQQNENIIDFANGELGYDLFPHEQLQMILQKQPFTQSLSYDHPQGYLPLRQAAVKYMREYLYIDATEQSIMITSGAQQALHLIVQCLLNPGDAVAFESPSHCYSLPLFQSAGIRIFPLPVDEHGIHPEDVHELYRKHRIKMIFLNPNFQNPTGTMLHPNRRKKLLSLCADLRIPIVEDDPSSLLTLEKKKPCPTLKSIDENGTVIYVHSLSKMIAPGLRIGWLVAPQSVVERLSDARHQMELGMSVLPQWLMQQFFETVPFHIHMEQLRRQLAQKRNLLVHSLNCYLQDYISFSNPNGGIYIWGKVKKPINEKQLIMQSLKQGIAFMPGSIFGAKNGYIRLSYGKVNINQIDEGISRLHRAMKTCLK encoded by the coding sequence ATGGAGTGGAAATTAGATACGAATAGTAAAGTTCCGATTTATCAACAAGTTGTTGATTTCATTGAAAGACGTATTATGTACGGAGAGCTTCCTCCTGGTAGTTTTCTGCCTTCAGAACGAAAGCTTGCAATGCATCTCAATATCAATCGCAGTACTGTTACAACTGCTTATAATGAACTTCGCGCTATGGGAATTGTAGAGAGTGCAACAGGGAGAGGCACACGTGTGAGTACGCATATGTGGGGCGTTTCTCCTACATTAACACCGAACTGGAGAGGATTCGTAGAAGGAGGTACGTTCTTACCAAATTTACCGCTCCTTCGCCATATTCGGGAACAAGTACAACAAAATGAAAATATCATTGATTTTGCCAACGGAGAACTTGGGTATGATCTATTTCCCCATGAACAACTGCAAATGATTTTACAAAAGCAACCTTTCACTCAGTCGCTTAGCTATGATCATCCACAAGGCTATCTTCCGTTAAGACAGGCAGCGGTAAAATACATGAGAGAGTATCTATATATTGATGCAACAGAACAATCCATTATGATTACATCTGGTGCACAGCAAGCACTTCACCTAATTGTACAATGTTTATTAAACCCAGGCGATGCGGTTGCATTTGAAAGCCCATCGCATTGTTATTCTTTACCGCTCTTCCAGTCTGCTGGTATTCGAATTTTCCCATTACCTGTTGATGAGCATGGAATTCATCCAGAAGATGTGCATGAATTATATCGTAAGCACCGTATTAAAATGATTTTTTTAAACCCAAATTTTCAAAATCCAACAGGTACGATGCTGCATCCAAACCGGAGAAAAAAACTATTATCACTATGCGCAGATTTACGTATTCCAATTGTAGAAGATGATCCATCCAGTTTGCTAACACTGGAAAAGAAAAAGCCTTGTCCGACTTTAAAATCCATTGATGAAAATGGCACAGTTATTTATGTTCATTCCTTATCCAAAATGATTGCACCAGGCCTTCGAATCGGCTGGCTCGTTGCTCCGCAGTCTGTAGTGGAAAGATTATCGGACGCGCGTCACCAAATGGAGTTAGGAATGAGCGTGCTCCCGCAGTGGCTCATGCAACAGTTTTTTGAAACCGTTCCGTTTCATATACATATGGAACAACTGCGAAGACAACTAGCGCAAAAAAGAAATCTTCTTGTTCATTCCTTAAACTGTTATCTTCAAGACTACATTTCTTTTTCAAATCCAAATGGCGGAATCTACATATGGGGAAAAGTAAAGAAACCTATTAATGAAAAACAACTTATTATGCAAAGTTTAAAACAAGGTATTGCCTTTATGCCCGGTAGTATTTTTGGCGCAAAGAATGGCTATATTCGATTATCATATGGAAAAGTAAATATCAATCAAATAGATGAGGGGATCTCTCGTTTACATCGTGCAATGAAAACTTGTCTAAAATAG